ATGTATTCCACTTAACTGCCAGCAAAAACACGACAGCAGCAAGATAATCATCAGAAACACATTTCTTGTATCTTTTCTTCATCAAAGAGTTGTACACAAATTTGTAATTGCATTTGTAATTTGTAATCTGTATACACAAATTTTGTAATTCATTCAATGCCAAAATAAAACCACTTCTGACAATGTAGCAATGTTTCTTGTACACTGAGGTTGATCGCTGCATCGCCAGGTGTCGTCACTGGCACTACTGGTCTGGCATCAGTCACATCATCCAGTATTTTGGTGCATGTCCATGATATAGCACGTCTTCGCTAAGTTTAAGCACTCTATTGATGTCTGTACGAAATAAGAGTTGCATGTAGAAAGTGTTGTTTGCCAGCAATCAATGTTAAACAGCTCGTAGAAGCTTCATTTTACTCCCTGCACGTATCGTCCTCTTCTCTATCAATGTTTCTGCAGCATACTTTTGCACCGCTCGTGCAGGAAGAACCGAATAACCGGCAAATGCGTCCCAGTCAGGTGATTACAACTGGAAACCACGTGCTGTGCTGATGAACAACAGACAACTCTTCTCTGCTTTGAAATGGCGCTACAAGTGCTCATCAGTTCTCTGTCAGAGCACGCACTCTGCAAAGTTCTCTGATTCTGCTCAGCTGTGTTGGGTTGAATTTTGGGCAGACAAGGAGTATATTAaccctaaaaaaaaagaattttcttgccgagtttcactACTGATTACGAAGTTTCcagctaaatgtcttcggccaacactgaatgacagacagcaagcgtcatttgttggtttagagaaGGAACACTGGACGAGGAAGAAGTAGTTTCACACGCGACTCACTGTCTCTTGAAAGCAAGGTCAGACgagacaggccgatgcaagatatccagCTGCAGTGCTGTCACACATGTGACGTAagccaaatgaaatgtacacctatggttcacatatggcGAGAGCCGTCTATACAAATTGAAAATGAAGCCTtgggtggcttggggtgaagcctacttccagtttcctgcctgggGGGTTTTCCTCCTATTGCTGAAAAGAAATTTCCGCaaaatattttctttctctttttggtgattatgcttattcttggcgtgttttgcacatttagatagaaaataaacattttttttttctggctattTATGTGTTTCATTCTTAAAGCCACACGGCCCGCACTCACCCACGTGAACATGGAGAAAAAGCTGAAGGCGATGGCCGCCCGAATGTTGTTGAGGCCATAGCCGTCACTTGGCATGTCCGACTTGCGCCAGGCGTCGGACAGGTAGCAGAAGCACACGACCCACATGAATGCCCACAGGCCTGCACGAAACACGCCAGAGCGCATGTTCATTCCCTTGTGGCAAAGGAGCAGTGAATTGCTAGATGCCAGCGTGCAGCAGCCATTAGTGTGGTCTaggtatgtatatatgtaacTATAACATGCAGTGCTGCATGTGTCCGCCGGTATACAGTAAACTCTCGTTATAACAAGATCACATTATTCAAAATTTTTCATGGTTTCAACTGCAGCGCTTGCGCTTTAGGCCTGATTAGTTATGACACATACTGTAAATCCCTCACAACAGGACGGGCACAGGTAAAGTGATAGGAGTTGCAAACAACAAAGTAAAGAGTGTTGTTTCAAAAGCTAGAACGACAGAATTAAATACAGCTTGAGTGAAAACTATTGAACTAAAGAACTTCAGTGAAACCTAGTATGTTACAGAATGTGGAATGGGAAATCCACATGAGACCAATCAGTGGTACCAGGTGGTGACGtttttcaagttttctttttatcAAGCATGGAGATGAGAAGAATGCTGTGGAGACCGCTTTGTTGCACGGCTGCAGCTTTTTTAGAGCCGACGATATATATGCGATGATAAACAAAAAGATGGCAACTACGCACAGGCGTTGGTGAAACTTATAACCAATGAAATTTTGCCACTATCAAGTGTGGCTTTATTTCAATATACATTTTACTAGCCTCAGAATTGTTGGAGCGCACCTCCTGCAATACTATGAAGCCTTTTCAGGCCTCTCCACTTTTAACTTAAAACTGCTTTTTTATTAGGATGAAGTTTCATGTTTTAACAAGAGTCTAGTGCGATTATTTTCTTCCGATACATCCACAGGTGCATAACATAAGGTATTTCCGTTTTGGCAAAAAATGTGTTCATAACATTAGGTTATTGTTCAATAAATGTGATGTTTCAACATTTTCTCAAAACCATCAGGGGTCACGCTAGAGTGCATTACAGAATGTGAAAGTGGTTGGCAGCCAGGGTCCATGACCTACGTAAGCAACTTGTTGTGACCACTGGTTACATGATCAGTACTGGTTACCACCAATTACGAGTGATCAAGTACTTGCCCAGTCTTTCGCTTTAGTCATCCATAAATTAATTATTGTGAACTGGCACAAGCCCATCAAGGTTTCGGCCTGTGCTGTGATTTCGGCACATGCGTCGTTTTGGTAGGTGCACTCGATCATCTATCGTACACATTCTTGTCATGACCAAATCACTGCAGGTCACCTGTGGTGCAGGTGGCAACAAAAAGTTGCGGCATGCCTGCCTCCATATTTATGGATAAAAATAACGGCATCTGCGATTCTGTAATGATGCCTACTTTGGATTTGAGTGCCCAACTCCAGGAGTGATTTGATGGTTAAACAGCATACACATGCAGACGTGGACATACCAGAGAATGCCATATCGGCGACGACGGCCCGGCGACGGATCTTGATGCTGGAGAAGCTCTCAAACATGGCCTCGATGGCAAGGAAGCCACAGGCGCCCAGGAAGGCCAGCACTCCGACGGCCACGCCGAAGTTGCAAGCGTTGGAGTCACTGTTGTACTGGCACCGCTCGTCCACCCAGCCACCGGAGGAGATGCACCCAAACACCACAATGGCAAATAGCTGCAGAGGAAGATAGTGCAGAGGCAAGGGAAAGCCATCAGTAACAAAACGCAGAACTGGCAGTCATATTGTAACTAATGTTCTGCACAGTTTGCTTTATTATAAATAAAACCTCGATACAACAAATTATCAGATATAACGAATACTGTATATAACAAATATGTATTTATAACGAATAaattggatataacaaagttatTTTCATGCTGGATACGACTTTTTTATAACAATGCTCAACTGTACTGATTTCTGCTTTGTTCAAACAGGGGCAGATGTTCACAGAAAGACAGGGACTCGAAGGGATGGTGTCTCTGccgaaatgttggctccagctTGAGGCATCCCCTGTTAGACTGCCGTTGATCACTACTGCTTTGAAGCATTAATGGATGACACTGGAATCTGACAAACTGCAGCAGAAGTGCTAATTAACGGACTGAGAAGATGACTAGTTTAACAGTAGTTTAGACTTGCAAGTTGTCCTGCACGTCTGCGTATATTTTGAGGCAACGAGTTGTCGCAACTGGAAGTAACATCTTACTGAGCAGCATCGCGTACAATCGAATTCAAAACAATTGCAATGCACGGCACCCATAACCAGATTTGTTGTGGAGTTGCAACATAGGGCCTCTGTAGAAATCGATTGCTCTAAAGCCCAACAGATTAAGAGAGCGCTGCTTAATACTCATGACCTCTGAAAAGCTTGCGAGCATGAGACGTGATCCGAAGGTCCTGCAAAAGGTCTCGCTGTCTCTGTATATGTCGCTGCATATGTAGATTTAGATGTACGTGAGCCCCAGGTGGCGAAAACTAATCCGGAGCTCCCCATTATGGCATCTTTCGTAGCTTAATTATGATTTGCTCTG
This region of Dermacentor silvarum isolate Dsil-2018 chromosome 5, BIME_Dsil_1.4, whole genome shotgun sequence genomic DNA includes:
- the LOC119453592 gene encoding synaptogyrin, translated to MNGGAYGAGKAGGGFDPIGFALKPQVMLRILCWLFAIVVFGCISSGGWVDERCQYNSDSNACNFGVAVGVLAFLGACGFLAIEAMFESFSSIKIRRRAVVADMAFSGLWAFMWVVCFCYLSDAWRKSDMPSDGYGLNNIRAAIAFSFFSMFTWAGCVFLAYQRYRQGADAPFMPSYDADPTGMGGMGGGGGTPFTGGYPGDMGDAYQEAPFSTKPDPGGIGGGNFQAPAY